DNA from Gemmatimonadaceae bacterium:
CGTCAAAGCGTTGCCTCGATCTTCCTGCATCAGTTGCTGGAAAAGTCCCCGACTTGGTGACGGAACCATGACTTTTCGCGTGCTCGGACCTCATGAACGGGGCCGCTTTACGCCCGATGCATGGGGACATCTCATATCGATGAACGGCGCCGGTATGCTCAACGCTGTGGAGCTCGAACATGTCATCGAACGGGCGCTGAGCCAGATCGATGGCCGAATCGCGCTCGACGACTTGCGCGTCCTGATGGAGGGCGCGGGCTACATGGATGACGGGCTCGGCGGCGACAACGTGACCATACACTGATTCCATGGCTGCGAAGAAGACTATAAAGAAGACCCGCAAGGGCGCG
Protein-coding regions in this window:
- a CDS encoding DUF494 family protein, which produces MTFRVLGPHERGRFTPDAWGHLISMNGAGMLNAVELEHVIERALSQIDGRIALDDLRVLMEGAGYMDDGLGGDNVTIH